Below is a genomic region from Bradyrhizobium sp. 1(2017).
TCGAGCCTTGCCATTATTCGGTATGTCGAGGGGCTCTCCACGCGCGTACCTCTCGGCAGCCTGCTTCAGGATGTTGAAGGCTTGGTGTCGATTCTTGGCTTCGGCAGTTCTTGCGACTTCCTGACCGTTCACCTTCAGCTGTCCTTCGCCCCATGGAGCTACATTGATTTCGAACCGGTCCTTGCCAAGGATTGTAAAAAACTGCTGAACCGTGGCTCCTCTACCTGTTGGCATCTCCTTATTGGGTTCCCAATTCGCAGTGTGTAGCGGCATAGCAATGACCTTGGATAAGTTGCTGATTACTTTTCGTCTCGATGCGACGCGCCGAAAGTTGCTCGATAGATTACCCAGTAGACGGCGCCGACAAGGCCGGCACCGCCCACGATGTTGCCCAGCGTTACCGGCACGAGATTGTGGAATATGCCGGAAATGGTGATGAGCGACGCGTCGAAATTTGCCGGAGCGTGACCCGTCTGGACCAGCAGCCACGCCAACGGCAGGAAATACATGTTGGCAACGCAATGTTCGAAGCCGGCTGCTATGAATGCCGAGATCGGCAATACGACGGCAACCATCTTGTCGGTGACCGATCGGCCCGCATAGGCGAGCCAGACTGCCGCGCACACGAGCACGTTGCACAGGACGCCCTTGAAAAATAGCGTCGCCATATCAGGCCGAATCTTTCCCGCTGCCGTGTTCAGGACCGACAAGCCGATGCGGCCATCATTCATGTCCAGATGATGCGAGAAGTAGACCAGGACAACGAGCCCAAGCGCTCCCAACAGGTTTCCCAGCCAGACGATAGTCCAGTTGCGCAGCATCGTGCGGGTCGAAACCTTGCCGCTGGCCCAGGCCATCACGATCAAATTGTTGCCCGTGAATAGCTCGGCTCCGCCGACAAGAACGAGGACCAGCCCGAGAGTGAAAGCGAGCCCTCCGACGACGCGCACGGTGGCAAAGCTGAACGTGGGATCGCTTGCAACGATGGTATAGTAGACCGCGCCAAAGCCGATGCCGCCGCCGGCAACGATGGCCAGCATGAAGGACGTGAGAAAGGGCAGAGTGGCCTTCTTCACGCCGACCCTTTCGACAGCTTCCTTGATCTCCGCAGGGCTGTAGGCCTCCAGATTGAAGATGGGGACCTGTGGCGAGGGCGGCGATTCGGCCATCCTGATTTTCCTGCGCTGAAGCCGCCGTCACCCGCCCGCTGCGCCACCTAGCGTCAGGAGCCCGACGATCTGCACCGCTATCACCTTCACCAGCGTCATCGATGGGAAAATCATGGCGTAGCCGATGTCAGGCCGCTCTGTCGGCGCCATCTTGGTCGAGTAGACGAGAATGGCGGGATTACCAGTTGCACCTGACGCGACGCCGACGAGGTCGTCATACGGAATGCGCATCACGTAATGACCGACGAGCAATACGATCGCCACGGTGGTGAGGAGGACAGCGGCACCGATGAACAGCATGGTGAAGCCCGATTCGGCGACCGTGCGGACAAAGGGTTGCCCCGCATTGACGCCGACGGTGGCAAGAAACATCGCAAGGCCGAAGTTTCGCAGGACGATGTTCGCCGGCAATGGCATTGTCCAGAGCATGGGCCCGGTGCGACGCAATTGGCCGAGGATGAGGGCGACGATCAACGGTCCGCCACCGATGCCAAGGGTCACGATGCCGACGCCCGGAATTGGGATCGGAATCAGGCCGAGTAGAACGCCCATCACCATCCCGAGCCCGAGGGAGACGTAGCTGAACTCGGCGGTCGCCTTCACCGTGTCGCCGAAATGCTTGCGGATTTCCTCTTTGCGATCCGGAGGCAGCAATATGCCGACGCGGTCGCCAAATTCCAACATCAGATCGGGTGATGGCACAAGATCGGCATCGTAACGGCGCACATGCAGGAGGTGTGTCGCAAAGCCTGACGGCATAGGGAGACTAGAGAGTGGAATCCCGACCACGCTGGCTTTGCCAACGAAAACGCGAATGTAATCCAGATCGGCGCGGTCGCTCGCCAGCCGGCCCGGGTCGAGCTTTCCAACCTTGGCTGCGGCGTTTGCGATAGCCTCCTGGCTTTCTGCAACGACCAGTACCGCATCACCAGGGGACAGACTGGTGTCGCCGGTCGGAACGATGTTCTGCCCGGCCTTGCGAACCATGGTGACCTGGACGTCACTCAGAACTTCCTTGCTCAGCTCA
It encodes:
- a CDS encoding formate/nitrite transporter family protein is translated as MAESPPSPQVPIFNLEAYSPAEIKEAVERVGVKKATLPFLTSFMLAIVAGGGIGFGAVYYTIVASDPTFSFATVRVVGGLAFTLGLVLVLVGGAELFTGNNLIVMAWASGKVSTRTMLRNWTIVWLGNLLGALGLVVLVYFSHHLDMNDGRIGLSVLNTAAGKIRPDMATLFFKGVLCNVLVCAAVWLAYAGRSVTDKMVAVVLPISAFIAAGFEHCVANMYFLPLAWLLVQTGHAPANFDASLITISGIFHNLVPVTLGNIVGGAGLVGAVYWVIYRATFGASHRDEK
- a CDS encoding aspartate:alanine exchanger family transporter, with amino-acid sequence MLQIEVENEMLNLARDIIGSQPILTAFLAIGVGYLVGQISIFGFSLGVGAVLFVGLAIGAFAPKAQIIGPIGLTGLIMFLYGIGILYGRQFFEGIVGSGRKYNFLALIACLAGLGVALGLGQAFGIKMGHTLGLYAGSMTSTATLQAALDVTKSKDPSIGYSIAYPFGVIGPILCIYFMTRMVKPKFPAKVQRFHMGEISIGAGLAGHTLDELSKEVLSDVQVTMVRKAGQNIVPTGDTSLSPGDAVLVVAESQEAIANAAAKVGKLDPGRLASDRADLDYIRVFVGKASVVGIPLSSLPMPSGFATHLLHVRRYDADLVPSPDLMLEFGDRVGILLPPDRKEEIRKHFGDTVKATAEFSYVSLGLGMVMGVLLGLIPIPIPGVGIVTLGIGGGPLIVALILGQLRRTGPMLWTMPLPANIVLRNFGLAMFLATVGVNAGQPFVRTVAESGFTMLFIGAAVLLTTVAIVLLVGHYVMRIPYDDLVGVASGATGNPAILVYSTKMAPTERPDIGYAMIFPSMTLVKVIAVQIVGLLTLGGAAGG